In Hyla sarda isolate aHylSar1 chromosome 12, aHylSar1.hap1, whole genome shotgun sequence, a genomic segment contains:
- the TPD52L2 gene encoding tumor protein D54 isoform X15, protein MDSPQRLNILTGRSLQHRCPGPAHPNVPPRGDINLNSPNKGLLSDTMTDVPVGPAVTRVPADAAGVLPDGITEAEAEELRCELVKVEEEILTLRQVLAAKERHAAELKRKLGQTPLNQLKLNLSKSLHDVQMSNAYKKTQETLSTASQKTTAALSTMGTAITRKLGDMR, encoded by the exons atggacagcccacaacGACTAAACATcctcaccggacggtccctgcagcatagatgtcccggaccagctcaccctaacgtcccgccgaggggag ACATCAACCTTAACTCTCCCAACAAAGGTTTGCTGTCAGACACCATGACGGATGTCCCGGTGGGCCCAGCAGTAACGCGGGTGCCAGCTGATGCTGCAGGTGTGCTGCCAGACGGTATTACCGAGGCTGAAGCGGAGGAACTGCGCTGTGAGCTGGTTAAG GTGGAGGAGGAGATTCTTACCCTGCGCCAGGTTCTGGCCGCCAAGGAACGTCATGCGGCTGAGCTGAAGAGGAAGCTGGGACAGACTCCTCTAAACCAACTGAAGCTCAATCTCTCTAAGAGTCTGCATGACGTCCAGATGTCTAATGC CTACAAGAAGACTCAGGAGACTCTCTCTACTGCCAGTCAGAAAACAACGGCTGCTCTGTCTACAATGGGCACTGCAATCACCAGGAAATTGGGAGACATGAGGTAA